One genomic segment of Styela clava chromosome 3, kaStyClav1.hap1.2, whole genome shotgun sequence includes these proteins:
- the LOC120343329 gene encoding carbohydrate sulfotransferase 1-like: MNTRTCTIYIGTLEVLRNRRRFQQIKMKRRQWLRLLLTVLIVIFSISFVVQMYIYSVGNYIKSKPMKYARRLQRNTPTRGVLIVTNYRSGSSFVGELFNQHPNVFYTYEPLVPVDLQNMTSIVDTLRSTLSCNFRNLTEDNSEIDKLKWTGQKCVMNNICFRTRTKELCSERFCAAPISCAKCRRVETHELNSICESKAISATKVIRLRSLSILETLMQDKKMDLKILHLIRDPRGIASSRKKLNNYNDMVGTCARMYNNVNLSLIKQPEWLKGRYKLIRYEDVAINPIKMVEKIYDFVGLDMTDSIRKWIHINTQGEISISKDARLKKMFMRRRKLIRIKYQQFKQLVLSDAYTTVRYSNATWQSWRKELNNSDTDAIQTQCKDVMKLFGYNLLHPETKQLVDFRILNPLASFDERTLTV, from the exons ATGAATACTCGTACTTGCACAATTTACATTGGAACGCTAGAGGTGTTACGTAACCGACGCAGGTTTCAGCAAATCAAAATGAAGCGGCGGCAATGGCTACGTCTCCTGCTGACCGTATTAATTGtcatattttcaatatcttttGTTGTTCAAATGTACATATATTCGGTTGGAAATTACATCAAATCAAAGCCAATGAAGTACGCAAGACGGTTACAACGAAATACACCAACGAGAG GTGTACTTATTGTAACCAACTATCGATCTGGATCAAGTTTCGTTGGTGAACTTTTCAACCAGCATCCAAATGTGTTTTATACGTACGAGCCGCTCGTTCCTGTCGACCTTCAAAATATGACCAGTATTGTGGATACGTTACGGTCAACTTTGAGTTGTAATTTTCGAAATTTGACTGAGGATAATTCTGAAATCGACAAATTGAAATGGACAGGCCAGAAATGTgtcatgaacaatatttgttTCAG AACAAGGACAAAGGAACTTTGTAGTGAACGGTTCTGCGCTGCACCAATTTCGTGTGCAAAATGCAGACGAGTGGAAACACATGAACTAAACTCAATATGCGAATCTAAGGCTATTTCTGCGACTAAAGTTATCAGATTACGAAGTTTATCAATACTGGAAACTTTGATGCAGGACAAGAAAATGGATTTAAAGATTTTACATTTGATCAGGGATCCTAGGGGAATTGCCTCCTCcaggaaaaaattgaataattacaACGATATGGTGGGAACATGTGCAAGAATGTACAATAATGTGAATTTGAGTTTAATAAAACAGCCGGAATGGCTGAAGGGCAGATATAAACTAATAAG ATATGAAGACGTTGCTATCAATCCAATAAAGATGGTAGAAAAAATTTATGACTTCGTTGGACTTGACATGACTGATTCAATACGAAAGTGGATTCATATAAACACGCAG GGCGAGATTTCCATCAGTAAAGACGCTCGTTTGAAGAAAATGTTCATGAGGAGAAGAAAATTGATAAGGATCAAATACCAACAATTCAAACAACTTGTTTTATCAGATGCATACACCACTGTTAGATATTCAAATGCAACCTGGCAATCGTGGCGTAAAGAATTGAACAACTCAGATACTGATGCTATTCAAACTCAGTGCAAAGATGTTATGAAACTGTTCGGTTATAATTTGTTACATCCCGAAACCAAACAATTAGTCGATTTCCGGATATTAAATCCATTAGCTTCATTTGATGAAAGAACGCTTACTGTATGA